The Sinomicrobium kalidii genome contains a region encoding:
- a CDS encoding type I phosphomannose isomerase catalytic subunit: protein MKSYPIKFVPILKERLWGGTKLKDVLGKDIDSDITGESWELSAVKGDVSVVANGAYKGRGLQELIDEYGAGLLGESVAERFGTEFPILIKFIDAKQDLSIQLHPDDELARKRHNSFGKTEMWYIMQADEGSELIVGFNKNVSREEYTGSLEKNTLTDLLNYEKVKEGDTFFINTGKVHAIGAGILLAEIQQTSDITYRIYDFNRKDKDGNTRELHTELALDAIDYEKKDDFKVRYTREKNVPNTMVECPYFTTNYMDVEGHLEHRIAARDSFSIYMCVDGEAEIAVEEEKEKIRKGETILIPAGTDIVDLIADKAKLLEVYIG from the coding sequence ATGAAATCCTATCCGATAAAATTCGTCCCCATCCTCAAGGAACGCCTTTGGGGAGGTACCAAATTAAAAGATGTTCTCGGAAAAGACATAGACAGTGACATTACGGGGGAAAGCTGGGAACTCTCGGCCGTAAAAGGTGATGTTTCTGTTGTGGCCAACGGCGCATACAAGGGCAGGGGACTTCAGGAATTAATAGATGAGTATGGCGCCGGGCTCCTGGGCGAAAGTGTGGCGGAGCGCTTCGGTACCGAGTTTCCCATCCTGATAAAATTTATCGATGCCAAACAGGACCTGTCCATCCAGCTGCATCCCGATGACGAACTGGCGCGGAAAAGGCATAACTCTTTCGGGAAGACCGAAATGTGGTATATCATGCAGGCCGACGAAGGTTCCGAGCTTATTGTAGGGTTCAATAAAAATGTAAGCAGGGAAGAATACACCGGAAGTCTGGAAAAGAACACCCTGACCGATCTTCTCAATTACGAAAAGGTGAAGGAAGGCGATACATTCTTTATCAATACCGGGAAAGTACATGCCATAGGCGCCGGAATATTGCTGGCGGAAATTCAGCAAACATCCGATATTACCTACAGGATCTACGATTTTAACCGCAAAGACAAAGACGGTAATACCCGTGAACTTCATACCGAACTGGCATTGGATGCCATAGATTACGAAAAGAAAGACGACTTTAAGGTGCGGTATACCAGGGAAAAGAACGTGCCCAATACCATGGTGGAATGCCCTTATTTTACCACCAATTATATGGATGTGGAAGGACACCTGGAACACCGTATAGCTGCGAGAGACTCTTTCAGTATCTATATGTGTGTGGACGGTGAAGCCGAAATAGCCGTGGAAGAAGAAAAAGAAAAAATACGGAAAGGAGAGACCATATTGATCCCTGCCGGGACCGATATTGTGGACCTTATAGCAGATAAAGCCAAACTATTGGAGGTTTATATCGGATAA
- a CDS encoding 6-pyruvoyl trahydropterin synthase family protein has translation MRVTVSREAHFNAAHRLHNPGWTAEKNREVYGKCNSPNYHGHNYGLTVSVTGEVDPETGFVMDIKDLKELIAAEIEDAFDHKNLNLDVPEFRDLNPTAEHIAVVIWDKLRKHLNPEHELEVTLYETPRNFVTYKGE, from the coding sequence ATGAGGGTAACGGTAAGCAGGGAGGCCCATTTCAATGCGGCCCACAGGTTACACAATCCCGGGTGGACTGCAGAAAAGAACCGGGAGGTTTATGGCAAATGCAACAGTCCCAATTACCACGGACACAATTACGGGCTCACGGTAAGTGTTACCGGGGAAGTGGACCCGGAAACGGGTTTTGTAATGGATATCAAGGATCTCAAGGAACTCATAGCTGCCGAGATAGAAGATGCTTTCGACCATAAGAACCTCAATCTGGATGTTCCCGAATTTAGAGACCTTAATCCCACGGCAGAGCATATTGCCGTAGTGATATGGGACAAATTGCGAAAGCACCTGAATCCCGAACACGAGCTCGAAGTAACCCTGTATGAGACGCCCCGTAATTTTGTGACTTACAAAGGAGAGTGA
- the idi gene encoding isopentenyl-diphosphate Delta-isomerase, giving the protein MQEEKVILVNDKDEPQGLMPKMEAHEKGLLHRAFSVFVMNDKGQTMIQQRAKTKYHSPGLWTNTCCSHQREGEGSVDAGKRRLMEEMGFTTDLNEIFTFIYRAPFDNGLTEHEFDHVLIGKYEEAPEPNPDEVADWGWVYPDEVKKDMERHPERYTAWFKIIFDKFYDHLMQNASL; this is encoded by the coding sequence ATGCAGGAAGAAAAGGTCATACTCGTAAACGATAAAGACGAACCACAGGGATTAATGCCCAAAATGGAGGCCCATGAGAAAGGATTGCTGCATCGTGCTTTCTCCGTTTTTGTGATGAACGACAAGGGGCAGACCATGATACAACAACGGGCAAAGACCAAATACCATTCCCCGGGGTTGTGGACCAATACCTGCTGTAGTCATCAAAGAGAAGGAGAAGGCTCCGTAGATGCCGGGAAAAGGAGGTTAATGGAAGAAATGGGCTTTACTACCGACCTTAACGAAATATTCACCTTTATTTACAGGGCACCTTTTGACAACGGGCTTACCGAGCACGAATTCGACCACGTGCTCATCGGAAAGTACGAAGAAGCCCCCGAACCCAATCCGGATGAGGTGGCAGACTGGGGATGGGTATACCCCGATGAAGTGAAAAAGGATATGGAACGGCATCCGGAACGTTACACGGCCTGGTTTAAGATTATCTTCGATAAATTTTACGATCACTTAATGCAAAACGCATCGTTATGA
- a CDS encoding gliding motility-associated C-terminal domain-containing protein: MKIGKVIFIFLCFWQYAGAQEGNEVIVVPPGSTVNLHASSEGATQYQWFRDGVAVDGAVEETYAATLKGKYTVVSINAEGCPSEISNAVEIRFSGSSPPPSGEGEQYFCFVFDPVIADIEVTGEHITWYDAPERGNVLPGTHPLEDGVTYYASQSPGGPGNESEERLAVTVFLNACPDLSVSKSVDNPQPLVDAPVVFSVKVTNETAVTVRNIVIADRLPSGYAYSSHGADKGTYNAPSGVWDIPVLSEDESAELVISATVLSHGDYTNTAYLDNSDPEDTDDTNNSAEATTEPLCLKVYNLFSPNEDGMNDTFRIDCIENYPDNLLQVYNRYGNLVFKQKGYDNTWKGSSNVKNTISRNGMLPVGTYYYVLDLGDGSTPVSGWLYIMR; the protein is encoded by the coding sequence ATGAAGATCGGGAAAGTCATTTTTATTTTCCTCTGTTTCTGGCAATATGCCGGTGCACAGGAAGGCAATGAGGTTATTGTAGTCCCGCCGGGGAGTACGGTAAACCTTCATGCCTCGTCCGAAGGTGCTACGCAATACCAGTGGTTCCGGGACGGAGTGGCTGTTGACGGTGCCGTTGAGGAAACCTATGCGGCTACCCTGAAAGGAAAATATACCGTAGTTTCCATAAACGCCGAAGGATGCCCTTCTGAAATTTCCAATGCTGTGGAAATCCGGTTTTCAGGCAGTTCCCCGCCGCCCTCCGGGGAAGGAGAACAGTATTTTTGTTTCGTCTTTGATCCGGTTATTGCCGATATTGAAGTTACGGGAGAGCATATTACCTGGTACGATGCCCCCGAAAGGGGAAATGTGTTGCCCGGAACGCACCCTCTGGAAGACGGAGTTACCTATTACGCTTCGCAATCTCCCGGCGGACCCGGGAACGAAAGTGAAGAACGGCTGGCCGTAACCGTGTTTTTGAACGCCTGTCCCGATCTCTCCGTCAGTAAATCCGTGGACAATCCGCAGCCATTGGTGGACGCTCCGGTCGTCTTTTCGGTAAAGGTAACCAATGAAACCGCCGTAACTGTCAGGAATATAGTAATTGCCGACAGGTTACCGTCGGGATATGCCTATAGTTCTCACGGGGCGGACAAAGGCACATATAATGCCCCGTCCGGAGTCTGGGATATTCCGGTTTTATCCGAAGACGAAAGTGCGGAATTAGTGATCTCCGCAACAGTACTGTCACACGGGGATTATACCAATACCGCCTATCTGGACAATTCTGACCCGGAAGATACGGATGATACCAATAACAGTGCGGAAGCCACGACTGAACCTTTGTGCCTGAAAGTATATAACCTGTTCTCGCCCAACGAAGACGGTATGAACGATACCTTCCGTATCGATTGTATAGAAAATTATCCCGACAACCTGCTTCAGGTGTATAATCGTTACGGAAACCTTGTGTTTAAACAAAAAGGATACGACAATACCTGGAAGGGGAGTTCCAACGTAAAAAACACCATAAGCCGTAACGGCATGCTCCCGGTGGGAACCTATTACTACGTACTGGACCTGGGAGACGGGAGCACACCGGTTTCCGGGTGGTTGTATATCATGAGATGA
- a CDS encoding immunoglobulin domain-containing protein, with protein sequence MYLRLEHRAVVILYILLFPVLCGFNPVWGQQAQERVYAVSQTNGALLGAVSNPGNVVGGNIETNAALSVPVGALGLSSAYIQPRFSTLLSAGTTTYLKLGINSSLLGVGISISVQAYNNGSAVGTQVTLGSLLSLLNGEYLDEMVFTPQDSNGNFVAYDAVRITLNGGILSAGANMDVYYAYYLRDATTSIVCNTPEEVLYGSIGTLLSGVNQVENPLNSIDGDYNTYTHLRSNVGVADKTYIKSLYNTLSREGDSVRVVFQNPDGGLLDASLLASSFTIRTYNDDTDNGALALDENLLSLSLLPGSSDVQVLTYPVEVVFNRIEVAIGEGLLNALGSMYVYEMERVLKAPDVISPEMVDGIVYACFGDEVTLQIDQPVTDSTYNWYTEASGGTPVFSGTSYTPDTTVAGTHYFYVSETRTGCTDESGRAVAQVVVHPSYSHPDISIGNTTN encoded by the coding sequence ATGTATCTTAGATTAGAACACCGAGCAGTAGTAATACTGTATATCCTTTTATTCCCTGTACTGTGCGGCTTTAATCCCGTTTGGGGACAGCAGGCGCAGGAAAGGGTGTATGCCGTATCGCAGACAAACGGTGCACTTCTGGGGGCAGTTTCCAACCCCGGAAATGTGGTTGGAGGTAATATAGAAACCAATGCGGCATTAAGTGTGCCTGTAGGAGCGTTGGGTTTGTCCAGTGCATATATACAACCGCGATTCAGTACACTGCTTTCCGCCGGAACAACCACGTATTTAAAATTAGGGATTAATTCCTCTCTTTTGGGAGTGGGGATAAGTATCTCTGTTCAGGCCTATAATAATGGCAGTGCTGTGGGGACACAAGTGACTTTAGGTTCGCTACTGTCTTTATTAAATGGCGAGTACCTGGATGAAATGGTTTTTACTCCCCAGGACAGTAATGGGAATTTTGTGGCTTACGATGCTGTAAGGATCACCCTGAACGGAGGAATTTTGAGCGCAGGAGCCAATATGGATGTTTACTATGCATATTACCTCCGGGATGCAACTACTTCCATTGTCTGTAACACTCCCGAAGAAGTACTGTACGGTTCCATAGGGACATTGCTTTCCGGGGTGAACCAGGTAGAAAACCCGTTAAACAGCATAGACGGGGATTACAATACATATACACATTTAAGGTCGAATGTCGGGGTGGCCGATAAAACCTATATCAAATCCCTGTATAACACCCTGTCCCGTGAAGGGGATTCCGTCCGCGTGGTTTTTCAGAACCCGGACGGCGGATTACTGGATGCCTCCCTGCTCGCCAGCAGTTTTACCATAAGAACATATAACGACGATACGGATAACGGTGCCCTGGCCCTGGATGAAAACCTATTGTCCCTCTCCCTCTTGCCGGGCAGTAGTGATGTACAGGTATTGACTTACCCGGTAGAAGTTGTCTTTAACCGCATAGAGGTTGCCATAGGCGAAGGTCTTTTAAATGCACTGGGCAGCATGTATGTCTATGAAATGGAAAGAGTACTGAAAGCCCCGGACGTAATATCACCGGAAATGGTAGACGGGATAGTTTATGCCTGTTTCGGAGATGAAGTTACCTTACAGATAGATCAGCCTGTAACAGATTCCACTTATAATTGGTATACGGAAGCCTCCGGGGGTACACCCGTCTTTTCCGGAACTTCGTATACACCGGACACTACTGTTGCGGGGACCCATTATTTCTATGTATCGGAAACCAGGACGGGATGTACGGATGAATCCGGACGTGCTGTTGCACAGGTGGTTGTACACCCGTCCTACAGTCATCCCGATATCAGCATAGGAAATACAACGAATTAA
- a CDS encoding OmpA family protein has product MRRRLFYTLGFAFCVTLVFAQQPRKADRLFKDLAYVEAAQAYEAYLERTSSPSTDILGNAADSYYFISKDTSAVKYYKKLYELQKDAMSDVRFHRYIHALKGTGNYDEAHSLMKDYLKRKNNEDEISRYAAEKSHLDSLEQAESLFTVHDLESNTPRSEFGTTFYGDKVVFSSTRKPSYTLYVWNQQPFLDMYIGERNATDGELFNVELFLPDIRSKYHDATITFSPDLSHIYYTTNIVKNKNKLINDDSGTNNFHIIKGTIEDGEIVKTESLPFNSVDYSVGHPCMSPDGKWLFFVSDMPGGFGDTDIYVVEMSEEGSVVSEPQNLGPVINTRGKEMFPYYREGKLYFSSDGHYGLGRLDVFVSEQIEEEKPEFGKPENLGDPVNSNKDDFSFVIDSTQAYGYFSSNRLEGKGDDDIYYYTKEKAPCDQLVSGKVTNKNTKLALEGATVKVFDEFGDLVTQATTGADGMYEVEVPCENTYKFQASKPNYTTEEKEVTTTEKNGEEITDVNFELTNFDDLVVKEDNQEKIDVNPIYFEFDKSDITPQAAEELNKVIYVMNQFPKVKIKIESHADCRGSANYNRGLTDRRAKSTQQYILDVGEIDPSRIESAIGYGEDRPKIVCESCSQCTEEEHSENRRSDFIIIEK; this is encoded by the coding sequence ATGAGAAGAAGACTATTTTATACCCTTGGTTTTGCATTTTGTGTCACCTTGGTCTTTGCCCAACAGCCCAGGAAAGCTGACCGGCTATTCAAGGATCTGGCCTATGTAGAAGCGGCCCAGGCTTATGAAGCATACCTGGAAAGAACGAGTTCGCCTTCCACCGATATTTTGGGGAATGCGGCCGATTCCTATTATTTTATCAGTAAGGATACCAGTGCGGTGAAGTATTATAAAAAGCTGTACGAACTGCAGAAAGACGCCATGTCTGATGTCCGTTTTCATCGTTATATCCATGCACTGAAAGGAACCGGGAATTACGACGAGGCCCATAGCCTGATGAAGGATTACCTGAAAAGGAAGAATAACGAAGACGAAATATCCAGGTATGCGGCGGAGAAAAGCCATCTGGACAGCCTGGAACAGGCAGAGTCCCTTTTTACGGTCCATGACCTGGAAAGCAATACCCCGCGTTCTGAGTTTGGTACTACCTTTTACGGAGATAAAGTGGTGTTCTCATCAACGAGAAAACCGAGTTATACCCTGTATGTATGGAACCAGCAGCCGTTCCTCGATATGTATATCGGCGAACGCAATGCTACGGACGGGGAATTGTTTAATGTAGAACTCTTCCTTCCCGATATCCGTTCCAAATATCACGATGCAACCATTACATTTTCTCCCGACCTGTCCCATATTTATTATACCACCAATATCGTAAAGAATAAAAACAAACTTATCAATGACGATTCCGGGACCAATAACTTCCATATTATCAAGGGAACTATTGAAGACGGGGAAATCGTAAAGACAGAAAGCCTGCCTTTTAACAGCGTGGACTATTCCGTGGGGCATCCCTGTATGAGTCCCGACGGGAAATGGCTGTTTTTCGTCTCCGATATGCCCGGAGGGTTCGGTGATACCGATATCTATGTGGTGGAAATGTCGGAAGAAGGCAGTGTGGTTTCAGAACCGCAGAACCTCGGTCCGGTGATCAATACCCGGGGTAAGGAAATGTTCCCTTACTACAGGGAAGGAAAATTGTATTTCTCTTCCGACGGGCATTACGGGCTCGGACGTCTCGATGTCTTTGTAAGTGAACAGATTGAAGAAGAGAAACCGGAATTCGGAAAACCCGAAAATCTCGGTGATCCCGTAAACAGTAATAAAGACGATTTTTCCTTTGTCATTGATTCCACGCAGGCCTATGGCTATTTCTCTTCCAACAGGCTCGAAGGTAAGGGCGATGACGATATCTATTACTACACGAAAGAAAAAGCTCCGTGCGACCAGCTTGTTTCCGGTAAAGTGACCAATAAGAACACCAAACTTGCCCTTGAAGGGGCCACGGTGAAAGTGTTTGACGAATTCGGAGACCTCGTTACCCAGGCCACAACCGGGGCAGACGGTATGTACGAGGTGGAAGTGCCCTGTGAAAACACCTATAAGTTCCAGGCTTCCAAACCGAATTATACCACAGAAGAAAAAGAAGTGACCACAACCGAAAAGAACGGTGAGGAAATAACGGATGTCAACTTTGAACTGACCAATTTCGACGATCTTGTCGTAAAAGAAGACAACCAGGAGAAAATAGATGTAAACCCCATTTACTTTGAGTTTGATAAGTCGGATATCACCCCCCAGGCCGCAGAAGAACTCAATAAGGTGATCTATGTGATGAACCAGTTCCCCAAGGTGAAAATTAAAATCGAATCGCATGCCGATTGCAGGGGAAGTGCAAATTATAACCGGGGCCTTACCGACAGAAGGGCCAAATCTACACAGCAGTATATTCTGGATGTAGGGGAAATTGATCCTTCCCGGATAGAAAGTGCCATCGGTTACGGGGAAGACCGCCCTAAAATTGTTTGTGAAAGCTGTAGTCAATGTACGGAAGAAGAACACTCTGAAAACCGGAGATCAGATTTTATTATTATAGAAAAGTAG
- a CDS encoding PorP/SprF family type IX secretion system membrane protein, translated as MKIITVKKSNYILFICMLAMITVKAQQDPQYTQYMYNMMSFNPAYAGSVGTLEGVLLHRSQWTGIDGAPQTQSLSVHSPLNNEKVGLGFNAAHDKLGPSKEVFLDGNFSYTIQTGYFSKLAFGVKAGVSILDVDWSEGDFKDPNDPVFAQNVNKTHFIAGAGAFYYTDKWYVGFSVPSFLRYDYYEDREDGGVLSDRLHYFITGGYVFELSPSLLFKPATMLKIVRGAPVSVDLSANFLLQERFTLGASYRWDDSVSALAGFQISPSFFIGYSYDYTTTSFNRYNDGTHEIILRYQMPFKSSRIKSPRFF; from the coding sequence ATGAAAATTATAACAGTCAAAAAGAGCAATTACATTTTGTTTATATGTATGCTTGCTATGATAACGGTTAAGGCACAGCAGGATCCTCAATATACGCAATACATGTATAATATGATGAGTTTTAACCCTGCCTATGCCGGTTCTGTGGGGACTTTGGAAGGTGTGCTGCTGCACCGTTCGCAATGGACGGGGATTGATGGGGCACCGCAAACCCAGTCGTTGAGTGTACATTCCCCCTTGAATAATGAGAAAGTTGGATTGGGTTTTAATGCTGCTCACGACAAACTGGGGCCGTCTAAAGAAGTATTCCTGGACGGAAATTTTTCCTATACCATCCAGACCGGATACTTTTCCAAACTGGCTTTCGGGGTTAAAGCAGGGGTCAGTATCTTGGATGTGGACTGGAGCGAGGGAGATTTTAAGGATCCCAACGATCCCGTTTTCGCACAGAATGTCAATAAAACCCATTTTATTGCCGGGGCGGGAGCATTCTATTATACCGATAAATGGTATGTAGGCTTCTCCGTACCCAGCTTTCTGCGTTATGATTATTATGAAGACAGGGAAGACGGGGGAGTACTGTCCGACAGGCTGCATTATTTTATTACAGGTGGGTATGTATTTGAACTTTCACCCAGCCTGTTATTCAAACCCGCGACGATGTTAAAAATAGTAAGAGGAGCGCCGGTGTCCGTAGACCTTTCGGCCAATTTTCTCTTACAGGAGCGATTTACACTGGGAGCATCATACCGCTGGGACGATTCTGTAAGTGCCCTGGCGGGTTTTCAGATATCTCCGAGCTTTTTTATAGGGTATTCGTATGATTATACGACAACCAGTTTCAATCGTTACAATGACGGAACGCACGAAATTATTCTGAGGTATCAGATGCCGTTTAAATCCAGCCGTATAAAATCTCCGAGATTTTTCTAA